A stretch of the Macaca thibetana thibetana isolate TM-01 chromosome X, ASM2454274v1, whole genome shotgun sequence genome encodes the following:
- the LOC126946685 gene encoding putative myc-like protein MYCLP1, which produces MDRDSYQHYFYDYDGGEDFYRSTTPSEDIWKKFELVPPPWDLGPAAGNPALGFGPLEPWPVGCAENETESQDYWKAWDPNYASLIRRDCMWSGFSAQEPLERAASDLLAVGAPSGYSPKEFATPDYTPELEASNLAPIFPCLLGEPKIQACSRSESPSDSEGEETDVTVKKRQSLSMRKPVTIAVRADLLDPRMNLFHISIHQQQHNYAAPFPPESCFQEGAPKRIPPKEALEREAPGGKDDKEDKEIVSLPPVASEAAQSCQPKPIRYDTENGTKRKYHSSLERKRRNDQRSRFLALRDEVPALARCSRVSKVMILVKATEYLQELVEAEEKMATEKRQLECQRRQLQKRIEYLSSY; this is translated from the coding sequence ATGGACCGCGACTCGTACCAGCACTATTTCTACGACTATGACGGCGGGGAGGATTTCTACCGCTCCACGACGCCCAGCGAGGACATCTGGAAGAAATTCGAGTTGGTGCCGCCGCCCTGGGACTTGGGTCCCGCCGCCGGGAACCCAGCCCTTGGCTTTGGTCCCCTGGAACCGTGGCCGGTAGGGTGCGCTGAGAACGAGACGGAATCCCAGGACTACTGGAAAGCTTGGGACCCGAACTACGCCTCCCTCATCCGCCGTGACTGCATGTGGAGCGGCTTCTCCGCCCAGGAGCCACTGGAGAGAGCGGCGAGTGACCTGCTTGCAGTTGGCGCGCCCTCGGGGTACTCGCCCAAGGAGTTCGCCACCCCCGACTACACTCCTGAGCTCGAAGCCAGCAACCTAGCGCCTATCTTCCCCTGTTTGCTGGGCGAGCCCAAGATCCAGGCCTGCTCCAGGTCTGAGAGCCCAAGCGACTCCGAGGGCGAAGAAACCGACGTGACAGTAAAGAAGAGGCAGTCTTTGAGTATGCGGAAGCCGGTCACCATCGCGGTGCGTGCAGACCTTCTGGATCCCCGCATGAATCTCTTCCACATCTCCATCCACCAGCAACAGCACAACTATGCTGCCCCTTTTCCTCCAGAAAGCTGCTTCCAAGAAGGGGCTCCAAAGAGGATTCCCCCAAAAGAAGCTCTAGAGAGAGAAGCTCCAGGGGGAAAGGATGATAAGGAAGATAAAGAGATTGTGAGCCTCCCACCTGTAGCAAGTGAGGCTGCCCAGTCCTGCCAGCCCAAACCCATCCGTTATGATACTGAGAATGGGACCAAGAGGAAGTATCACAGCTCCCTGGAGCGCAAGAGGCGGAATGATCAACGTTCGCGGTTCTTGGCCCTGAGGGACGAGGTACCCGCGCTGGCCAGGTGCTCTAGGGTTTCCAAAGTAATGATCCTAGTCAAGGCCACGGAATACTTACAAGAACTAGTGGAGGCCGAGGAGAAGATGGCTACGGAGAAAAGGCAGCTCGAATGCCAGCGTCGGCAATTGCAGAAAAGAATTGAGTACCTCAGTAGCTACTGA